The following DNA comes from Enterobacter sp. SA187.
TTCACTGCCGTTAAACACCACGTTCAGCCCCTCCCATGGCAGATAGGCGTTCAGGGAATAGGTTAGCTGCACCTGATTCTGGTATTTCACCAGCACCGACATGGTGTCTTCAATGGTGATGCCGTCGCTGAACACGCTCTGATCGCGAAAATAGTTATCTTCGTGCTCGGCATCCAGATACAGCGCTTTCAGCTGGGGATTGTCCTCCATGTGCAGGGCAAAGGGATCCTCTTTAGCGGCGGCGTAGCCGTGGGCGCGGGGATAAAACTGCGTGATACCGCGTCGCTCGGCGTTCTCTTTACCATAAAAGCGCAGGCTGCCTTCGGCATAGACGCGCTGCGGATAGCTCCCCAGCCAGAAGTTCATCAGGTCGAAATGGTGGGTGGATTTGTGTACCAGCAGGCCGCCGCTGTTGCGCTTTTCCCGGTGCCAGCGACGAAAATAATCCGCGCCGTGTTCGGTGTTCAGCAGCCATTCAAAGTGTACCGAGTTCACCTCGCCAATGGTGCCGTTCATCAGCAGCTCGCGCACTTTGCTGTGATGCGGCGCATAGCGGTAGTTAAAGGTCACACGCACCTGACGGCCCGTCTCTTCAATGGCATCGAGGATGCGCAGCGCCCGCTGCTCGTCGATGGTCATCGGTTTTTCGGTGATCACATCACACCCGGCGTACAGGGCGCGCACAATATAATCATCATGGGTACGATCGACGGTGGTGACGATAATCACGTCCGGGCGCGTCTCGCGGATCATCTCCTCAAACTGCGAGGCGTGCCAGGTGGACGCTGGCGCAGCCCCTTCGTTTTTCAGCAACTGATTGGCGTAGTGCATACGCGTGTGGTTGGTATCGCAGAAGGCGACCAGGGTGGCCGTCTCTTTCCACTGACCGCCGATGGCCGCAATGTACATCCCGGCACGCCCGCCCGTGCCGACAAGGGCATATTTTTTCATACCATCCTCGATTAATTACTTAATGAAATTATTGGCTTAACGCGTAAGCCAGGGCTTCCATCAGCATAAAAAGCGGGAAGGGCATTGTCGTGACGGCGCAGAGTGCAAAATAAGGTCAGGAAGATGGAGTGGCGCAAACTGTGACGGGGCTTACAAAACGCGCCGGGAGGCTGTGACGCGGATCGACTTTTGTCGCACGCAGGACGTGATGTTGCTCACGATGAAACACAACCCCGGCCCGCAGGCCGGGGGTAAAACAGATTAATGCGCGCGGCCCTGATCGATGCCGATACCGGTTTGCGAACGGATAAACTGGGCGCGGAACTTCTCGCGTTCCAGTTTCCCTTCCGCGGTATTGTCGGTTGCCGAGAATACCCAGATACCAATAAAGGCCACCGCAATGGAGAACAGCGCCGGGTACTCATACGGGAAGATGGCGCTGGCGTGGCCGAGGATCTGCACCCAGATTGTCGGGCCAAGCACCATCAGCACCACGGCGGTAATCAGCCCCAGCCAGCCGCCGATCATCGCGCCACGGGTGGTCAGCTTCGACCAGTACATCGACAGCAGAATGATCGGGAAGTTACAGCTTGCCGCAATCGAGAACGCCAGACCCACCATGAAGGCAATGTTCTGATTCTCAAACAGAATACCCAGCAGGATGGCGATCACGCCCAGTACCAGCACGGTGATTTTTGACACCCGCAGCTCGTCGCGCTCGGTGGCCCCTTTACGGAACACGTTGGCGTACAGATCGTGCGATACCGCCGATGCGCCCGCCAGGGTTAAGCCCGCCACCACCGCGAGGATAGTCGCGAAGGCCACCGCCGAGATAAAGCCGAGGAACAGGTTGCCGCCCACCGCGTTGGCAAGATGCACCGCCGCCATGTTATTGCCGCCAATCAGCGCGCCGGTGGCATCTTTAAACGCCGGATTCGCGCCCACCAGCATGATCGCGCCGAAGCCGATAATAAAGGTCAGGATGTAGAAGTAACCCATAAAGCCGGTGGCGTAGAACACGCTTTTCCGCGCTTCACGGGCATCGCTGACGGTAAAGAAGCGCATCAGAATATGCGGCAGCCCCGCGGTACCAAACATCAGCCCCAGCCCCAGCGACAACGCAGAGATCGGATCTTTTACCAGCCCGCCCGGACTCATGATCGCCGTGCCTTTCGGGTGCACCGCCATGGCTTCGGTAAACAGGTTATTGAAGCTGAAACCGACGTGACGCATCACCATAAAGGCCATAAAGCTGGCGCCGAACAGCAGCAGCACGGCTTTGATGATCTGCACCCAGGTGGTGGCCAGCATGCCGCCGAACAGCACGTACATCACCATCAGCACGCCCACCAGCACCACGGCGATGTGATAGTTCAGGCCAAACAGCAGCTGGATCAGTTTGCCCGCGCCCACCATCTGCGCGATCAGATAGAGCGCCACCACCACCAGCGAGCCGCAGGCGGAGAGAATACGGATCGGACCCTGTTTCAGACGATACGACGCCACATCGGCAAAGGTGTAGCGTCCGAGATTACGCAGACGCTCGGCGATCAAAAACAGAATGATCGGCCAGCCCACCAGGAAACCCAGCGAGTAAATCAGGCCATCGTAGCCGGAGGTGAACACCAGCGCGGAAATCCCCAGAAAGGACGCCGCCGACATGTAATCCCCGGCGATCGCCAGGCCGTTTTGCAGACCGGTAATATTACCGCCCGCCGTGTAGTAATCGCTGCGGGTGCGGGTACGTTTTGACGCCCAGTACGTGATGCCAAGCGTAAAGGCGACGAACACCACGAACATGATGATCGCCTGCCAGTTGGTCGGCTGGCGCTGCACCGCGCCGGTCAGGGCATCTGCCGCGTTCGCGGAGAAAGGGAGTATGGCGGCAGCCGCCGTCAGTAATCTCTTCATGGTGCGTTTACCTCGCGGATCACGGCATTGTTCAGACGGTCAAACTCACCGTTCGCCCGCCAGACGTAAACGCCGGTTAACACGAACGAAACCAGGATCACGCCGACGCCAACAGGAATGCCGCGCGTGACGCTGGTGCCGGGATAGAGCGGCGTACCCAGCCAGCCAGGCGCGAAGGCGATAAGCAGAATAAAGCAGACATAAATCGCCAGCACGATCAGCGACAAAATGATGGCAAACCGTTGCCTTTTTTCGACCAGCTCCCTGAAATGCGCGTTATGTTCTATCCGTTGATAAATGAGTTCATTCATCACGAAATCTCCAGAGGCTCCCTGTGTCTTTCGCGCCGCAGGTGCGTTGGCCGCGCTCGCCCACACCCAGTCACATAGTTAACTATGCTCCTGGGGATGTGCTCGCTTGCCGCCTTCCTGCAACGCGAAATCCTTCGGGATGGTTTTTATATTTTCCCTCCCGGTCAAAGGAGGGGTAGGGGTAGGATTTATTGGCCCGATAAGCAGCGCGCCACCGGGCATTTATGGTTATGACGGCATCGTAATGCCTTGTTTTTCTTCCAGCAGTTTTTCCACTACGCCAGGATCGGCAAGCGTTGAAGTATCTCCCAGGTTACTGGTGTCACCGGCGGCGATTTTGCGCAGAATGCGGCGCATGATTTTGCCGGAACGGGTTTTGGGCAGCGAATCGGTCCAGTGCAGAATATCCGGCGTCGCCAGCGGGCCGATCTCTTTCCGCACCCAGTTGCGCACCTCGGTATACAGTTCCGGCGACGGCTCTTCGCCGTGGTTCAGCGTGACATAAGCGTAAATCGCCTGGCCTTTAATATTGTGCGGAATACCCACCACCGCCGCTTCGGCGATTTTCGGGTGCGAGACCAGCGCCGACTCGATTTCCGCCGTCCCCAGACGGTGGCCGGAGACGTTCAGTACATCGTCCACGCGCCCGGTGATCCAGTAGTAACCGTCTTCGTCACGGCGCGCGCCGTCGCCGCTGAAATACATATTCTTGAAGGTGGAGAAGTAGGTTTGTTCGAAGCGCTCATGATCGCCAAACAGCGTGCGCGCCTGGCCTGGCCATGAATCGACAATCGCCAGGTTGCCTTCGGTGGCGCCTTCCAGCGGATTGCCTTCGTTATCCACCAGCGCCGGTTGTACGCCGAAGAACGGCAGGCTGGCGGAACCGGCTTTCAGCTCGATGG
Coding sequences within:
- a CDS encoding Gfo/Idh/MocA family protein; the protein is MKKYALVGTGGRAGMYIAAIGGQWKETATLVAFCDTNHTRMHYANQLLKNEGAAPASTWHASQFEEMIRETRPDVIIVTTVDRTHDDYIVRALYAGCDVITEKPMTIDEQRALRILDAIEETGRQVRVTFNYRYAPHHSKVRELLMNGTIGEVNSVHFEWLLNTEHGADYFRRWHREKRNSGGLLVHKSTHHFDLMNFWLGSYPQRVYAEGSLRFYGKENAERRGITQFYPRAHGYAAAKEDPFALHMEDNPQLKALYLDAEHEDNYFRDQSVFSDGITIEDTMSVLVKYQNQVQLTYSLNAYLPWEGLNVVFNGSEGRLEMKLVEKSYVNAGGDRASEGSLEGCDITVFPMFAAPWKAEFAIGEGGHGGGDNAMLADLFGPATHDPLQRAADHRAGAMSILTGIAGNISMQQQRPVNFKEFELVSRLTK
- the actP gene encoding cation/acetate symporter ActP, with amino-acid sequence MKRLLTAAAAILPFSANAADALTGAVQRQPTNWQAIIMFVVFVAFTLGITYWASKRTRTRSDYYTAGGNITGLQNGLAIAGDYMSAASFLGISALVFTSGYDGLIYSLGFLVGWPIILFLIAERLRNLGRYTFADVASYRLKQGPIRILSACGSLVVVALYLIAQMVGAGKLIQLLFGLNYHIAVVLVGVLMVMYVLFGGMLATTWVQIIKAVLLLFGASFMAFMVMRHVGFSFNNLFTEAMAVHPKGTAIMSPGGLVKDPISALSLGLGLMFGTAGLPHILMRFFTVSDAREARKSVFYATGFMGYFYILTFIIGFGAIMLVGANPAFKDATGALIGGNNMAAVHLANAVGGNLFLGFISAVAFATILAVVAGLTLAGASAVSHDLYANVFRKGATERDELRVSKITVLVLGVIAILLGILFENQNIAFMVGLAFSIAASCNFPIILLSMYWSKLTTRGAMIGGWLGLITAVVLMVLGPTIWVQILGHASAIFPYEYPALFSIAVAFIGIWVFSATDNTAEGKLEREKFRAQFIRSQTGIGIDQGRAH
- a CDS encoding DUF485 domain-containing protein, translated to MNELIYQRIEHNAHFRELVEKRQRFAIILSLIVLAIYVCFILLIAFAPGWLGTPLYPGTSVTRGIPVGVGVILVSFVLTGVYVWRANGEFDRLNNAVIREVNAP